tgtcagagtgttgagcaacagaattaaagcaaatgggagcaatggggttaaaaccgtatcaaaccagtcaaatcccacccatccgggctcagtgtaATAGTTTGGCTTTATCTCACAGCGCCATGGTACATTATCAATTATCTCTCTAGCTTCGTATGTAAAGTAGAAGGGaacgttttttaaacagagcagaatgctggTTGTTCCGAgagccacagctgcagttttctcagtgcaatattttgttttcagcttctggcaacaaatggccacaaatcgatcaaaggagaaagtgacggtgaaccagacagaacagtctgtggctgtccGAAGCAGGATAacattaacactacacacaggggtgatttccaggaaagatcccgggaaataataataactgatccgccaaagtatgacctcagtgataatgaccagcagatccgctgttgccatggccatcaggtagcgagtggtgcaggtggagaggccgcactttccccgggacaggatcacaatcgccactaaattaactgtaagagagagaagggaaaagaaaaactggaaattactgatcgagCATTCTCTATGTGTGACTCAGAGAGTACGGGCAAGATTTTAGCAACAAAAACAGGCAGGTTTGGGACAGGTCGAGGTTAAAATTTATGAATCTTAACATTGACTCCAACCCATCTCCGTCCTGCCCACTTCCGGG
The nucleotide sequence above comes from Heterodontus francisci isolate sHetFra1 chromosome 29, sHetFra1.hap1, whole genome shotgun sequence. Encoded proteins:
- the LOC137345718 gene encoding probable G-protein coupled receptor 139, which gives rise to MDGILPDRHHESVSSPVSLHRLLLTTLSQTFYRLRLKLNEDQHQIFQLSMYCLSDSSFDIECSISNFQFFFSLLSLTVNLVAIVILSRGKCGLSTCTTRYLMAMATADLLVIITEVILWRISYYYFPGSFLEITPVCSVNVILLRTATDCSVWFTVTFSFDRFVAICCQKLKTKYCTEKTAAVALGTTSILLCLKNVPFYFTYEAREIIDNVPWRCEIKPNYYTEPGWVGFDWFDTVLTPLLPFALILLLNTLTVRHILVASRVRKGLRGQSKGENHSDPEMESRRKSVILLFTISGSFILLWSVYVINFLYYVTGSDPGNSNDSEYIFENVGYLLRNLNCCTNTFIYVVTQSKFREQIESAVKYPVTSIIQLMNKRNN